From one Thunnus maccoyii chromosome 6, fThuMac1.1, whole genome shotgun sequence genomic stretch:
- the opa3 gene encoding optic atrophy 3 protein homolog, producing the protein MVVGAFPIAKLLYLGVRQMSKPVANRIKAGARRSDFFKNYVCLPPAQLYHWIEMRTKMRIMGFRGSTIKPLNEEAAAELGAELLGEAIIFLIGGGCMVLEYSRQAANSRRKEEELNETITSLRTELAELTLTTETMDAQLREINRQLLSFPVPTQK; encoded by the exons ATGGTTGTCGGTGCCTTCCCTATCGCCAAGCTCCTCTACCTCGGAGTGAGGCAGATGAGCAAGCCTGTAGCGAACCGGATAAAAGCGGGAGCCCGGAGAAGCGACTTCTTCAAGAATTACGTCTGTCTGCCGCCGGCGCAGC TTTATCACTGGATTGAGATGAGAACAAAGATGCGGATCATGGGTTTTCGGGGTTCCACCATTAAGCCACTGAACGAGGAGGCGGCTGCAGAGCTCGGAGCAGAGTTGCTTGGAGAGGCAATCATCTTCCTCATCGGTGGCGGATGTATGGTGCTGGAGTACAGCAGGCAGGCTGCTAACTCTCGCCGTAAAGAGGAGGAGCTGAATGAGACCATCACAAGCCTACGAACTGAACTAGCAGAACTAACACTAACTACAGAGACTATGGATGCTCAGCTGAGAGAGATCAACAGGCAACTGTTGTCCTTTCCTGTTCCCACCCAAAAGTGA